A window of Natronococcus sp. CG52 genomic DNA:
CACCGTTGATGATCAACTCGGCGTTCTCGTCAGTTGTCTCCAGGCGCTCGAGAAACGCGAGTAGTTCTTCGATAAACTCGACCTCTTCGAGCTGTTCGTCACCGCCGATGTGAAGGTCACTGATTACGTAATAGACCCGATCATCGGTGTCGTTGCCCATCGTCTCCAGACCTTACGGCCATCTCAAAAAGGTATTGTCTTCTCCGTCGATTCCTGTCGTCCGAACAACTGGTTAGCGTTACTCGTGAATGCCCATCGCGCTAATCTGTTCCTGATATCGGTTCCGGATGGTGACCTCGGTTACCTGGGCGACGTCGGCGACGTCCCGCTGTGTCTTTTTCTCGTTGCACAGGAGTGCGCTCGCGTAGATTGCAGCCGCGGCGTATCCGGTCGGTGATTTGCCCGACAGCATCCCCTGTTCGGCGGTGGTCTCGATGATTTCGTTCGCTTTCGACTGTACTTCTTCGGAAAGCTCAAGCTCGGAGCAGAAGCGAGGCACGTACTTCTTCGGATCGACGGGTTCCATCTCGAGACTGAGCTCCTGCGAGATGTATCGGTACGTGCGACCGATCTCCATCCGATCGACGCGCGAGACCGCCGCGACTTCGTCCAGCGACCGCGGGATCCCCTCCATACGACAGGCCGCGTACAGCGTGCTCGTGGCAACGCCCTCAATCGAGCGTCCACGGATGAGGTCCTCCTTGAGCGCGCGTCGGTAGAGCACGCTCGCAACTTCTCGGACGGACCGGGGAACGCCCAGGGCGGAGGCCATTCGATCGGTTTCGGAGAGCGCAAACTGAAGGTTTCGCTCGCCAGCGTCCTTCGTCCGAATGCGCTCCTGCCACTTGCGCAGCCGACTCATTTGATTCCGTTTCTCCGAGGAGAGGGAGCGTCCGTAGGCGTCTTTGTTCTTCCAGTCGATCGTCGTGGTGAGACCCTTATCGTGCATCGTCTGGGTCGTTGGCGCCCCGACGCGGGATTTGCTGTCCCGCTCCGATTGATTGAACGCCCGCCACTCGGGTCCGTGATCGATAGCCTCCTCCTCGAGGATCAGCCCGCAGTCTTCACAGCTAATTTCGCTCCCGTCCGAGCTCCTAATGAGTGTGCTCGAATCACATTCTGGACAGGTCTGAACACCCTTCTGCTCAGTTGTTTCCCGTTCTGTCTCATCCTCCTTCTCCCGCTGGCGAGTCGGGCGTTTCATCAGTCAACTGTAGAAAGTCGCCCGAGACGGTTAAATACTTGGAGCAATCGGCCAGGTAAAGAGTTGAATACGCACGGCTTCTATACCGATAAAATGAGACTGTTGATCCTACTTAAATCCGTCTATGAGACGATACCGGGCCGGCTTCGACGCTCGCACGCTCGCTGAGAATCGATGCGTGTTCACCGAGGTGTCGTTCGAGAACTGTATCCCCTCGAGCGGTCCGGTCCGCGGATCGAGCGCGGAGAGGGCTCAACAGCAGAGTCGAGCCTCTTTGGTGGTGACGGTTATCCACCGGTCGTGTTACGGACGGCTATAGTAACCACTGAAACGGGTTCCACACCGATCGCACTGTCCGCGGTTCTCGCTTGCTTCGCTCGCTCCGACCCGCGCTCCCGTCGTGCGATTTGGTGTGCACCGACTTTCAGTGGCGACTACAAGAGAGGCCCCACAGCCAGCATCCGCGAACAAAGTGAGTGGCTTCCCGCCGAAGCGGACAAAGTCCGCGAAGACGGCCCTTTTAGCGTAGATTTTTGGGCCCAGCGCGGAACCGAGGTTCCGATCGAAGTCGTTCGAGACGGCGAAGCCGTCTCGTGATGACGAGAGACCGAAGGTCTCTCGAACCACGAGGAATCCCGAGGCGAAAAAGGTACGCGCGCGCATGAAATATCTGCTTCGGACAAAATCACGGCTGTGCAAGGGGATTTCAACGAGATCATAGATCCCTCAGTAACGTCCAGTTTTTCGGAACTGGGAGGTGATTCGAGACGGAGATAACGGAAGCGTCGGGTTCTTCAGCGATCCTGTGAAGAGTCGTGGGTTTGACGTTAAACGTACCGCGGCCGCCGGACCACAGGAATGTCAAACTGCGATGAGCGCTACTCCGACGACAGCCAGGACGGCAGCGACGAGCCGAAGTCGAAAGTATCGCTCGCCGAGGAGGATCCCGCCGAGAACGACGGCGATGATCGCCTGCGTATTGATGATCGGAGAGGCGATACTCGCCGGCAGCACTGCAAATGCGAGCGTCGTTACGTGCTCGCCGAGCGCGACGATCGCGCCCCCGGCGGCCAGTTTGGGAAGGTCCCCTCGAATCGCCGTCGGCGGATTTCTGACCGCGCTCGGGAAGAGAACGACCGCGACGCCGAACAGCAGTATCGGGACCCAGAGCGTTCCCGGGATGGCGAGTTCCTGTAGCGAGACCCGTTTTCCGAGGTCACTGACCGCGTAGCACATCGCACTCAGCAACGCGAGCTGTGCGGGCCGTGAGCGTGCAGCCTTGATGAACGGCTGGAAGAACCCGCCAGGGTCGTAGTTCGCGACGTACACCGCGAGCGTCGCGACGAGGACACCGACGACCTGTAGCCGTGTGAGAAATTGGCCGAGCAAAACGATCTCGAGCGGGAGGACGAACATCGGGACGATCTTGTTGATCGGCGCCACGTACGAAACGTCTCCGTCGTCGATCGCCTGCAGGAACAACACGAACGCGACGGCGGTCATGACCACTGTGAGGGCGACGATACCCAGTTCGAAGAGACCCATGCCATCGAACAGGTTCCTCGAGAACTCCGTCTGCGTGATCACGACCGGAAGGTACCAGGTGATCGCGAACGCGTTGAGGAGCACAGTTAGTGCCGCCGGCGGATAGCCGGAAAACGACCGCTTCAGCACGTAAATGTAGAAGCCCCAGACGAAGGCTGCAACGATCGCAAAGCCGACACCAGCGTCCATTACTCGGCTGGAGGAATGTCCGATACATCAGTCGTTCGATCGAGTGATCACTCGGAACTCACCAGCCGCCTATCGCGAGCGGACGCGACGCCATCACTGCGAAACCGGAGCGGCGTCGACGAGTGCAACGCGCGTATAGAGGTCGATCACACTGCAGACGAGCACGGCGAGTGGAACGGCCACGTCGATGAACGTCACGCCCTCGAGCCGAACGATGGTGATCACGAGCGGTTCGACGACCGTGCCGTCGACGAGGAGCGTCCCGGTGCTGAGGAAGACGAGCGCAGCCGCGTACAGTACTGCCCAGCTGAGACCGCGCATCCACTGACGGGTGTAACAGTGTCCGACGCCCGGAAAACACACCGCCAGAAGGTACGCTGGCCACGTCTTCACGCGTGCGACGACCGCGAGCGAACGGCTCACCGCGGGTTGTGTCGTGAGCATGGTGCTATCGCCTCCGGAAGGGCGGTAGTCGGTGATCGACGAGGGACGATACGGGTGTGGTCGATGGTGCCTCCATAGAGTCCGTATCCAGACTCGGCCTCAAAAACGTCAGTCAGACGGGCGTACGACACCGTGCAGGGCGCGGCGGATCGCTATCGAGCGACGCCGGGCGAGACGTCCAACGTCGCACGCTGCCGATCCGACGAAAGGAGTGTGCGGCGGCGTGAGTCGCTCACCGGTCCAACTCGTTCTTGAGCTCCGCGACCGCCACGGCACCGACGCCGGTTGCGATGGAGAGCGCCCGCTTGCGCGCTCTCGTATCGGCTAACTCGAGCAGCAAGACCGAGTCGTCGCCCCGGTCGACGTGTGCACTGCCGAGCGCCTCGCACCGACGACCGTCGGGCATCGTGGCGGCGGCCTTCACCTGACAGTAGGTGAACTCCGTTTCGTGGGGCGAGACCAGGACGTCCGTCTCGACGTCGATATCGTAGAAGTGCGAGAGCACTTCGAAACCCTTCCGGTTGATCGCCTGCGTGCCGTCGATCTCGTCGATGAATTCGCCGGGAACCCACTCGAGCGGGTCGTCGGAGATCGACCGGTCCGAAGCTCGTACGCCGTCGGGTCGACGGCGTCGGTATCAGCAGCCGCGTCGGCATCGATAACCTCGGGCGTTACCGGATCGGGATCGGACGGACTCGGCGGCACGAGTTCGACGTCCATACCGAGATCCTCGAGCTCGTCCATCGCGCCCTCGGCCTCGCCTCGGGAGTCGAACTCCCGTTCTTTTCCGCTCCCCGTATCTCGGACGATCCACGCGCTAGTACTCACGTTTCTCACCTCGTCGTACGTACGTGGCGAGCGGCTAACCGTTCGTCGGTTTCGACTGGACCGTAAGTGCCGTATTCCCCGCCTACGACCGCCATCAGCCAAGAGTTTGATAGTCTAACTTCTCGTCGACGCCACCTGTTCGCAGTCGAACAGCTGATCGGCTCACTCGAACGACTGACGCCCGACGGCGAACGCGTTACGATCGCGCTAGGGTTCCTCCTGCTCGGCGCCCACGGAGTGACGCTCCTGTTCGGTGTGCCTACCGCTCGATCCTCCCCGCGGAGCGGCCCTCAATCTCCGAGGCGGAGTTCGATCAGCGCCAGTTCGTCCGATGGAACCGCTTCCGAGAAGGCCCGTTCGATCTCGTTCCACGTTCCGGGACGATAGGCCTCGATTCCGAAGCTCTCGGCGAACGTCACGAGATCCGGATTCGCGAGTTCGGTCCCGGTATGCTCGCCACGGTGTGTCACCTGCTGTTCGGAGATGAGGCCGTAATCGTCGTCGTTGAACACGACGACCGTGAAGCCGCAGTCGAGTCGAGTCGCGGTTTCGATCTCCGCCGCGTTCATCAGGAAGCCGCCGTCGCCGGTTCCCGCGACGACGTTGGCGTCGACCGCGAGGTCCGCCGCGAGCGCACCCGGAACGGCGATTCCCATACTCGCCAGTCCGTTCGAGACGATGCAGGTGTTCGGATCGTACACCGGAAACGACTGTGCGATCGCCATCTTGTGACTGCCGACGTCCGAGACGAGGACGTCCTCGTCGGCCATGGCCTCCCGCAACAGCGGGAGCGCGTTTCTGACGGTGATCGGATCGCTCTCTTCGGGCGGCTTCGTCACCGCCTCGAGCAACTGGTCGTGTAGCTCGCGGCACCACAGTGCAGAGGCGTCCGACGAGAGCCGCTCGTCGATCGCCCTGAGCGTCGCGCCGACGTCCGCGACGATCTCGACGTCGGGGTTGTAGTGGCGGTAGACCTCTGCGGGCTCGTGGTCGACGTGAACGATCGTCTTTTCGAGGTTCGGATTCCATCCCTCCGGATCGTGTTCGGCGATATCGTACCCGACCGCGACGACGCAGTCCGCCCGCTCGACCGCGCGAGCCGCCTCGCCGTCCGGACCCGAATCGAGCGTCATCAGCGAGGTCGGCTCGCGGTCGGAGATAGCGCCCTTGCCCATGTACGTCGCGACGACGGGGATCTCGAGGCGGTCGACGAGCGCACGGATGCTGTCGGCCGCGCGGGTTCGCACTGCGCCGTTACCCGCGAGCAGAATCGGTCGCTCGGCCTCCTCGAGTAGCGTCGCGGCTCGCTCGACCGACTCGGGATCCGGATCCGGCCGGCGCACCTGATCGCGGATAGGAATCGGCTCGGCGTCGGTCTCCTCGCGAGCGACGTCCTCGGGGAACTCGAGGTGGGTCGCGCCCGGCTTCTCGTACTCGGCGAGCTTGAACGCCTTGCGGACCGATTCGGAGACGATCTCGGGGTCTGCAATCTGGGCGTTCCACTTGACGATCGGCTCGAACACGTCGATCACGTCGAGTGCCTGGTGGCTCTCCTTGTGCAGCCGTTCGCGACCGCCCTGGCCCGTGATCGCGACGAGCGGACTCTTGTCTAGCTGTGCGTCGGCGACGCCGGTGATGAGGTTCGTCGCGCCGGGCCCCAGCGTCGAGAGGCAGACGCCCGCGTCGCCGGTCAGCCGGCCGTAAACGTCGGCCATGAACGCCGCTCCCTGTTCGTGTCGGGTCGGAGCGAAGGTGATCGGAGAGTCCCGGAGCGAGAACAGCAGTTCCTCGATTTCTTCGCCCGGGAGACCGAAGACGTACTCGACACCCTCGACCTCGAGGCAGTCGACGAGTAGATCGGATGCTAGTGGCACGTTTCTCTCGACTACCTTGCGGTACATGATTCTACCACCCGCTCGAGAGTCGAGAGGACGAGTTTTCCTACCTGTACCCCGAGCGGAGTCATCCCTCGGAAATCGGCCACGGAGCCGGCTACCGGATGGGGCGGCGAGCAGAACGGTCTCGATCGGCGAGATGAAACACCTCCAGAAAACGGGATCGAACCGCTCGAGACGCTTACTCGGTTGCGGGAACGTCGTCGCCCTCGCCGGCGGACTGCACCCAGATGGTCTTTCGATTGACGAACTCGTGGATCCCCTCCTTGGCGAGTTCGCGACCGTACCCGGACGCCTTCACGCCGCCGAACGGGAGTCGAGGATCGGACTTGACGAGTTCGTTGACGAACACGCAGCCGGCTTCGATCTCGCGGGCGATCCGCTCCCCGCGATCGAGGTCCTCGGTCCAGATCGAGCCGCCGAGTCCGTAGTGGATGTCGTTCGCGATCTCGATCGCCTCCTCCTCGTCGGCGGCGCGGAAGACGGCCGCGGCCGGTCCGAAGACCTCCTCCTCGGCCGCGGGACTGTCCATCGGCGGTTCGGCGAGCACCGTCGGCGGATAGTACCAGCCGTCGCGGTCGAGGGGTTCGCCGCCGCACTCGAGGGTCGCCCCCGCCTCGACGCTCGCCTCGACCTGCTCGTGAACGTCCTCCATGAGATCTTCGCGCGCCTGCGGACCGATTTCGGTGCCGGACTCCATCGGATCGCCGATTTCGAGGGCCTCCATCTCCGAGACGAAGCGGTCGAGAAACTCGTCGAAGACCTCGTCGGCGACGATGAACCGCTTGGCCGCGATACAGGACTGCCCCGAGTTGATCGTCCGCGCCGTGGCCGCGGTTTCGGCCGCCGCGTCGAGGTCGGCGTCCTCGAGGACGACGAACGGGTCGCTCCCGCCGAGTTCGAGGACGTGTTTCTTCAGTTCGTTGCCGGCCTGTTCGGCGATGGCGCGCCCGGCACCCTCGCTCCCCGTCAGGGTGAGCGCGTCGAGACGGTCGTCTCGAACGACGTCCTCGATCGCGTCGGAGCCGACCAGCAGCGTCGAGAAGACGCCCTCGGGATAGCCCGCGTCGCGGAAGATCTCCTCGATCGCGAGCGCACAGCCCGGTACGTTCGAGGCGTGTTTGAGCAGGCCGACGTTGCCGGCAGTCAGGTGCGGCGCGGCGAAGCGAAACACCTGCCAGAACGGGAAGTTCCAGGGCATCACCGCGAGGACGGCTCCCAGCGGCTCGTAGGAGACGAACGTCTTCGCGTTCGGCTCGCTGCCGATTACGCGGTCGGCGAGGAACTCGTCCGCACGCTCGGCGTAGAAGTCACAGACCCACGCGCACTTCTCGAGTTCGGAGTGGGATTCGTCGATCGGCTTACCCATCTCTCGGCTCATCAACTCGGCGTACTCGTCCTGCCGGTCGCGAAGGATCTCGCCGGCGTTCTCGAGAAGCTGCTGACGTTCGGTGATATTCGTCTCCGCCCACGATTCCGAGGCCGAAACCGCGTCCTCGAGAATGGAGTCGACGTCGTCCGCCGTGTGGTCGTCGTACGTTTCGATTACCTCGTCGGTCGCTGGATTGGTACTCTTCATTGGCAGTATCACCAACGCGCCGCGCGTTTCCGGTAGTACGGTAACGAACGACAAAGAGCTGTTCCCGGCAATCGGATTGCGCTCTTCGAATATTCCAACGAGGCACACAGTCTCGAGTCTCGTGAGCTCCGCCGGGGCATTCTCGATCGCGGCCGACAGTAAGGGAGCGACGATCGACAACGTCGTCAATCCGATTACGGATTCGACACCAGCACCGAATTGATTGATTCGGAATGCGTTTTATAGAACTCGAAAACGGTATATTTGACGCCTCTAATCGTGTCTTACTTGTGTCCTCAGGAGCACGTACGCGAATCAGGTATCCCGCACGAGCGCCTCTAGCGCGGTTACGGGCGAACGAAAAATATTGTATCGCTCGCGAGGAACGGACTCGTGTGCGATCGCCCGGAATTCGACTGGATCTCGTCCCTCTCTTTTCCGTATATATGACTCTAGTTATGATATGTATACGGTTATGATCGTACCGGTTCGCGATATCGTTGGGATAAGATACCTACGGTAGCTACCTCAGCTAAGCTACCTATTGTAGCTATTTTAAAGACTCTCCTTCGCGTACCGTTAACGGTCGCAGCGAGTTTCGAGTCGAGATACTATAGTACCAACTGAAACGGGTTCCACACCGATCGCACGACGGCTGTGCGATCGGGCGTGTACTGACTTTCAGTGGCTACTATAGCGAAGTAGTATCTGTACGTCCGAAATTCAACGGTTCTGGGAGAGCCATCGGAGGAGACGATTACAGAGAACGGTGGCGACGGGGTGGCGTCCGTACCGATCGCAGACCCGAAACGTCAGCGCCGTTATCGATCCACTTCCGTACCCGCGGACGACGAAGGGGCTACTCCAGTTCGCGAGCCATCCCTCTACGTAGCCGACGTGAACGCGGTCGACCGACGGGTTCAGATCGGTGGCGACCGCGTACGGATAGAGTCCGTCGAACTCCCAGCCGAGGTGGCGATTCGGACAGATATCCTCGAGGAGTGCCGAGTCCCGGTAGTAGAACCCGGCGACGAGATTCCAGCTTTCGGCGCGCGGTAGCGAGCGGTAGGTGAACGGCCCGCCGGTTCTCATCTCGCCGTCTCGATCCGGGACGTGGACGACGGCACCGCCGTCGGTCGCGAACTGATCGATACGACTCGTGATTTCGGAGGTTACGGCGACGTCGACCGCATCGGAGAGCGTGTGCGTGACGGTCACGCCCTCCTCGGCGAGTCGCGAAGCGAACGCACCGTCCGCGTACACGGTCATCGACGGCGTCGCGCCACGGTCACCGTCGACGATCGTCACGGGTTCCGCCGTCGAGATCGATTCGTCTCGCGGCGAGAAGGAGACGGTCAACTCCGTCGTTCGCGCCACCTCGTCCGTCTCCGTTGGTGCTGTGACCGTCGTCGTAAGGGCGGTCGCGTCGTGAGCAGCGACCGAGACGGTCTCACCGCCTCGCTGTCGATCCAGGGACCACTCGAGCGGCCCCGAAACCGACTGATCGGTGTCGTTGACGACGGTGAGCGAAACCTCGACGGACTGGTCGGCCCACGTGGCGTGCGACTCGGGCCTCGCGACGACCGTGAGCGGGCCGTTAACCGTCGAAAACCGGGGGCGAAAGACTTCGGGTTTCGGTGGTAGTCGGACAGGCCGTTGAACTCCCACTCGATATCCGACAGTTCGGTCAGAACGTAGCCGGCGATCTCGTCTCGAACGCGCATCTCCTCTATGAGGTGTTTGATCGACGTGAACTCCCGCTCTTGCCAGGACGCTGCGAGATCGGCGTAGTCGTCGAAGACGTCGGGGAGCGTCGTCCGCTGAAGCCGCTCGTCGATCCCGTCCGGTTTCTTGAGCGCCTCGACGAGAAAGTCGTGGTCGAACCAGTGCGGATCCCCGCCGTATCGATCGCGGAGGGCGTCCACGTCGCTCAGCCCCCACGTCCCGAGTTCCGAGACGACGAGCGGCGCGTCGGGATCGTCGAACTCGGTCGTAGCGTAGTTGTCGCCCGGATAGTGGCGGATGTGCTCGAGGTCGGCGGCCCAGCTATCGGCCTGATCGGGACTGACGAAGTAGCGGTGGTAGTCGTTGACGTCGGTCGCCACGTGCGCCCAGCCGGAGTTGTCACACACGATCCGCGTTGGATCGCGTTCGCGAACCGACCGATAGAGATCGGCGAGGAACCGCTGTTTCTCCGCATCCGTCCAGAGCGTCTCGTCGGCGTCGTGGTGACCGAGACCCCACTCCTCGTTGTACAGCGACCAGATGACGACGCTCGGCCGGTTGTAATCGCGTTCGACGAGCCCCTCGACCTGTGCCCTCACTTCCGCACGCGAGCGCTCGGTGTCCCGCATCGGGTTTGCGGGCTCTTGCCACACCAGCATCCCGTTCCGATCGGCACACTCGAGAAAGTCCGGATGAGCGGGCTTGACGTGTTTCCGGATGAGATTGAACCCGAGGTCGGCGGCCAGTTCGATCTCGCTGCTGAACGTCTCCTCGTCCCGGGGCCGGTAGAGCGTCTCCGGGTAGTATCCCTGTTCGAGAACGCCGCGAAGCGTAATCGGTTCGCCGTTCAGCAGGAACTCCCCGTCCGCCGTCTCGAAGCTCCGCATTCCGAAGTAGTCCTCGTACCGATCGACGACCGTCCCGTCGCGCTCGAGGATCACGGTGAGGTCGTACAGCGCCGGCTCGTCGGGACACCAGTAGGTGGGGTCGTCGAACTCGAGAACGGCCGTCGAGTCGGCGGCCGGCGAGACGGTGGCGCTCGCCTCCGAATCGCCGTCTCCGTCGGCCAGCACCGTCGCCCGCAACGCCTCGACGTCGGCCGATCCCGTCGCGAACTCGAGATCGACGACGGCACGATCCCGTTCGAGGTCGGGAGTGACGGGTGCGTCGACGATTCGGGTTTCCGGACGGAACTCGAGGCTGACGGACTGCCAGAGGCCGGAGACCCGAGTGTACCACGGATCTCCCTGTTTTCCGTGCGGAATCTCCGAGAGATCCGCGGGATCGGTGACCGCGACCACCATCGCGTTCGCTCCGCGCTCCAGTTCGTCGGTGACGTCTATCGTGAACGGGAGGTAGCCGCCGCGGTTCTCGCCGACGCGCTCGCTGTTGACCCACACCGTCGTCTCGTAGTCCGCGGCGCCGAAGACGAGAAACGCCCGCTTTCCCGCCGGAACCGCCGCGTCCAGGTCGATCGATCGACGATACCACGCCGTCCCAGTGTACTCTCGATACGCGTCGTCTTCCTGCCACGCTCGGGGAATCTCGACCGCGTGTGCACGGTCCGGCCACGTCGCGTCTCGTTCGTACCACCGGTTCGTTCGGCCGCTGCGTTCCGGATCGATGAGAAACTCCCACTCGCCGTCGAGCGCGACCGAGCGCCGTCGGTCGCTCGCGTCCTCCTCGGACGCTCCCGTCGGTGACCCGGTCACGACTCCCACCGATATTCCCGGTCGCTAGCGGCTAGATCGGCTCGTGAACGCAGGACGTCTCGGCGGAACTGAGGCAGGGTGTCGGTCGTCTCAGGGGGTGCAGGACGCATGTTCGGTCACTTTCGTAGTAACGTTCGTTTCGGCGAATAAATCTTCCGTCCGACGCAAGCGAGTACGCGCCGTGAACGAGACGACTCCGTGTCACAATGAGAAACGGTTTTGGTGATCGTCGCCAGTCGTCTACGACACATGTCGGGGACGAGCCACCACGTGAAATCGGTCCGCAAGCTCTTTCGGATCATCGA
This region includes:
- a CDS encoding transcription initiation factor IIB, yielding MKRPTRQREKEDETERETTEQKGVQTCPECDSSTLIRSSDGSEISCEDCGLILEEEAIDHGPEWRAFNQSERDSKSRVGAPTTQTMHDKGLTTTIDWKNKDAYGRSLSSEKRNQMSRLRKWQERIRTKDAGERNLQFALSETDRMASALGVPRSVREVASVLYRRALKEDLIRGRSIEGVATSTLYAACRMEGIPRSLDEVAAVSRVDRMEIGRTYRYISQELSLEMEPVDPKKYVPRFCSELELSEEVQSKANEIIETTAEQGMLSGKSPTGYAAAAIYASALLCNEKKTQRDVADVAQVTEVTIRNRYQEQISAMGIHE
- a CDS encoding DMT family transporter, whose protein sequence is MDAGVGFAIVAAFVWGFYIYVLKRSFSGYPPAALTVLLNAFAITWYLPVVITQTEFSRNLFDGMGLFELGIVALTVVMTAVAFVLFLQAIDDGDVSYVAPINKIVPMFVLPLEIVLLGQFLTRLQVVGVLVATLAVYVANYDPGGFFQPFIKAARSRPAQLALLSAMCYAVSDLGKRVSLQELAIPGTLWVPILLFGVAVVLFPSAVRNPPTAIRGDLPKLAAGGAIVALGEHVTTLAFAVLPASIASPIINTQAIIAVVLGGILLGERYFRLRLVAAVLAVVGVALIAV
- a CDS encoding class I SAM-dependent methyltransferase translates to MLSHFYDIDVETDVLVSPHETEFTYCQVKAAATMPDGRRCEALGSAHVDRGDDSVLLLELADTRARKRALSIATGVGAVAVAELKNELDR
- a CDS encoding acetolactate synthase large subunit, which encodes MYRKVVERNVPLASDLLVDCLEVEGVEYVFGLPGEEIEELLFSLRDSPITFAPTRHEQGAAFMADVYGRLTGDAGVCLSTLGPGATNLITGVADAQLDKSPLVAITGQGGRERLHKESHQALDVIDVFEPIVKWNAQIADPEIVSESVRKAFKLAEYEKPGATHLEFPEDVAREETDAEPIPIRDQVRRPDPDPESVERAATLLEEAERPILLAGNGAVRTRAADSIRALVDRLEIPVVATYMGKGAISDREPTSLMTLDSGPDGEAARAVERADCVVAVGYDIAEHDPEGWNPNLEKTIVHVDHEPAEVYRHYNPDVEIVADVGATLRAIDERLSSDASALWCRELHDQLLEAVTKPPEESDPITVRNALPLLREAMADEDVLVSDVGSHKMAIAQSFPVYDPNTCIVSNGLASMGIAVPGALAADLAVDANVVAGTGDGGFLMNAAEIETATRLDCGFTVVVFNDDDYGLISEQQVTHRGEHTGTELANPDLVTFAESFGIEAYRPGTWNEIERAFSEAVPSDELALIELRLGD
- a CDS encoding NAD-dependent succinate-semialdehyde dehydrogenase, with protein sequence MKSTNPATDEVIETYDDHTADDVDSILEDAVSASESWAETNITERQQLLENAGEILRDRQDEYAELMSREMGKPIDESHSELEKCAWVCDFYAERADEFLADRVIGSEPNAKTFVSYEPLGAVLAVMPWNFPFWQVFRFAAPHLTAGNVGLLKHASNVPGCALAIEEIFRDAGYPEGVFSTLLVGSDAIEDVVRDDRLDALTLTGSEGAGRAIAEQAGNELKKHVLELGGSDPFVVLEDADLDAAAETAATARTINSGQSCIAAKRFIVADEVFDEFLDRFVSEMEALEIGDPMESGTEIGPQAREDLMEDVHEQVEASVEAGATLECGGEPLDRDGWYYPPTVLAEPPMDSPAAEEEVFGPAAAVFRAADEEEAIEIANDIHYGLGGSIWTEDLDRGERIAREIEAGCVFVNELVKSDPRLPFGGVKASGYGRELAKEGIHEFVNRKTIWVQSAGEGDDVPATE
- a CDS encoding glycoside hydrolase family 2 protein, giving the protein MGVVTGSPTGASEEDASDRRRSVALDGEWEFLIDPERSGRTNRWYERDATWPDRAHAVEIPRAWQEDDAYREYTGTAWYRRSIDLDAAVPAGKRAFLVFGAADYETTVWVNSERVGENRGGYLPFTIDVTDELERGANAMVVAVTDPADLSEIPHGKQGDPWYTRVSGLWQSVSLEFRPETRIVDAPVTPDLERDRAVVDLEFATGSADVEALRATVLADGDGDSEASATVSPAADSTAVLEFDDPTYWCPDEPALYDLTVILERDGTVVDRYEDYFGMRSFETADGEFLLNGEPITLRGVLEQGYYPETLYRPRDEETFSSEIELAADLGFNLIRKHVKPAHPDFLECADRNGMLVWQEPANPMRDTERSRAEVRAQVEGLVERDYNRPSVVIWSLYNEEWGLGHHDADETLWTDAEKQRFLADLYRSVRERDPTRIVCDNSGWAHVATDVNDYHRYFVSPDQADSWAADLEHIRHYPGDNYATTEFDDPDAPLVVSELGTWGLSDVDALRDRYGGDPHWFDHDFLVEALKKPDGIDERLQRTTLPDVFDDYADLAASWQEREFTSIKHLIEEMRVRDEIAGYVLTELSDIEWEFNGLSDYHRNPKSFAPGFRRLTARSRSSRGPSRTPRGPTSPSRFRSPSSTTPISRFRGRSSGPWIDSEAVRPSRSLLTTRPPLRRRSQHQRRRTRWRERRS